CATGTCGAAGACCGTCTGGCAGGTATGGGCGGCATAGGTAATGTACCCGCCGGTGGTGTGGACAACACCTTTCGGTTTTCCGGTGGAACCGCTGGTGTAGAGGATAAAGCTTAGGTCCTCGGAATCCATGCTTTCCGGCGCGCATTTGTCAGTGATGCCTTCGGCGTTGACTGCATCGTGCCACCAGAGGTCACGACCTTCTTTCATCGGCACCTCGTTGCCGCCGCGTTTGACCACGATACATTTCTCCACACTGGGGGCCTCGGCGAGAGCGGTATCGGCGTTTGGTTTCAGGGGGATGGTCTTCCCGGCCCTGATCACCGCATCGGCGGTTACCAGAACTTTGGCTTCGCAGTCCTGAATCCGGCTCATCAGCGCCTGCGCGGAAAAACCGGCAAAGACCACGCTGTGGGCGGCGCCGATCCGGGTGCAGGCCAAGAGGGTGATGGCGAGCTCGGGGATCATCGGCAGGTAGACGGAGACCCGGTCGCCTTTCTTGACCCCCATTTTCTTCAGCATGTTGGCGGCGCGGCAGACTTCGGTGTGGAGCATCTGGTAGGTATAGACCTTCACATCTTCATCCGGCTCGCCCTGCCAGATAATCGCGGCCTTGTTGCGACGGCCGTCGGTCAGGTGGCGGTCGAGACAGTTCGCGGAAATGTTCAGCTTGCCGTTTACGAACCAGTTGATCTCCGGCTTGAACAGGTCGGCATCGAGAACCTTGTCCCATTTTTTATCCCAGGTGATGAGTTCTGTAGCGCGGTCGCCCCAATATCCTTCAGGGTCTTCCATGGAGCGTTTATACTGGGCCTCGTATTCGGCCATGCTTTTTACATATGCTTTGTCTTTGCCCTCGGTGGGTGGCTGAAAGACCCGGTGTTCCGTCGACAGACTGGTGATCTTCTCGTCGTTACTCATGTGTCCTCCTGAAATCTCATAATAGTTACCAAGTTTTATCAAATGTCGGCCTGCACTGATTCCTTCACTGGCCAGAGCGCTGAGCATGGGAAAGAGTCAGTAAAATACAGGTTACTACAAACAGGCACTACAAAGTAAATCAAAAAAACGGCGTGACTGCCGCAAAGCAGTCACGCCAGGTGAATCATTCGACCCGGAGATCGATTAATGGTCGGTTGCAGCGGCAGCGCCTTTCGGGACGCGAATATCTTCAACCATGTGCTGGATGTGTTCCGGCGGCGGTGCGGTGAATTTGGAAACCACGGAGGCAACCGCAAAGTTGACCAGCGCGCCAACGGCGCCGAAGGAGCCGGGAGAAATGCCCAGCCACCAGTTGGCGGCGTTGTCCGGAGCCATGGCGGTGCCTTTGATGAACAGCCAGCCCTTGAACCAGAAGATGTAGATCAGGGTGCTGCCGAGGCCAGCCAGCATGCCGCAGATGGCGCCGGTGCTGTTCATCCGTTTGTAGAAGATGCCCATCATGATTGCCGGGAAGATCGATGAAGCGGCGAGTCCGAAAGCGAGGGCGACAACCTGGGCGGCAAAGCCCGGAGGATTGATGCCGAGGATCCCGGCAACGATGATCGCGCCGGCCATGGCGATCCTGCTGGCCAGGAGTTCCTGCTTCTCATCGATATTCGGCATGAAGATGCCTTTCAAGAGATCATGGGAAATGGACGAGGCGATCGCCAGCAAAAGACCCGCAGCGGTGGAGAGGGCGGCGGCGATCCCACCGGCGGCGACCAGGGCGATAACCCAGTTGGGGAGCCCGGCGATTTCCGGATTGGCAAGAACCATGATGTCGTTGTCGACCTTGACCATCTCGTTGCCTTTCCAGCCGAATCCTGCAGCTTTTTCGTCAAGTCCCGCGCCATAGTACTGGATTCTGCCGTCACCGTTCTTGTCCTCGTGTTTCAAGAGGCCGGTGGCCTCCCACTTGGTGAACCAGGTCGGGGCTTCGGAGATCTTCATGTTCCCGTCGGCTGCACCGACTTCACCGGTCTGAATGGTCTGCATCAGGTTCAGACGGGCCATGGCGCCGACTGCCGGCGCGGTGGTGTAGAGAATCGCGATGAAGACCAGGGCCCAGCCTGCGGATGAACGGGCGTCGCGGACTTTCGGCACGGTGAAGAAACGGGTGATGACGTGGGGCAGTCCTGCGGTACCGATCATCAGGGACATGGTCAGCAGGAAAATGTCGAGCGTCGAGCCCTTTTGCGTCGTATAGGCGGCAAACCCGAGGTCCTTACAGATCAGGTCAAGCTTGTCCAGCAGGTACATGCCGCTGCCGTCGCTCATGGTGCTGCCGAGTCCGAGCTGTGGAATCGGGTTGCCGGTCAGCTGCAGGGAGATGAAGATTGCCGGTACGGTGTAGGCGAAGATCAGAACACAGTACTGGGCGATCTGGGTGTAGGTGATGCCCTTCATCCCGCCGAAAACCGCGTACACGAAAACGATGGCCA
The Pseudomonadota bacterium DNA segment above includes these coding regions:
- a CDS encoding cation acetate symporter; the protein is MDLKTLTFLVVGATFALYIWIAIKAKASSTSEFYVAGKGVHPVLNGMATGADWMSAASFISMAGLIAFKGYDASVYLMGWTGGYVLLAMLLAPYLRKYGKFTVPEFIGDRFYSNTARMVAILCLIVASITYVIGQMKGIGVAFSRFLEVDFTMGVIVGMAIVFVYAVFGGMKGITYTQIAQYCVLIFAYTVPAIFISLQLTGNPIPQLGLGSTMSDGSGMYLLDKLDLICKDLGFAAYTTQKGSTLDIFLLTMSLMIGTAGLPHVITRFFTVPKVRDARSSAGWALVFIAILYTTAPAVGAMARLNLMQTIQTGEVGAADGNMKISEAPTWFTKWEATGLLKHEDKNGDGRIQYYGAGLDEKAAGFGWKGNEMVKVDNDIMVLANPEIAGLPNWVIALVAAGGIAAALSTAAGLLLAIASSISHDLLKGIFMPNIDEKQELLASRIAMAGAIIVAGILGINPPGFAAQVVALAFGLAASSIFPAIMMGIFYKRMNSTGAICGMLAGLGSTLIYIFWFKGWLFIKGTAMAPDNAANWWLGISPGSFGAVGALVNFAVASVVSKFTAPPPEHIQHMVEDIRVPKGAAAATDH